In Kogia breviceps isolate mKogBre1 chromosome 7, mKogBre1 haplotype 1, whole genome shotgun sequence, a single window of DNA contains:
- the NLRX1 gene encoding NLR family member X1 isoform X1: MRWGCHLPRASWGPGLGRVLQPADERIPFLIHWSWPLKEERPLGPPRAFIRHHGSSAGSGPPSGRHGQLFQGVAAAEAIQRHRQNLAEWFSRLPREERQFGPTFALDTVHVDPVIRESTPDELLRPLAELALEHQPPSAGLPPLALSQLFDPDACGRRVQTVVLYGTVGTGKSTLVRKMVLDWCYGRLPAFKLLIPFSCEDLSSLGPAPTSLCRLVAQRYTPLKEIMPLMAAAGSRLLFVLHGLEHLNLDFQLAGTGLCSDPEELEAPAAIIVNLLRKYMLPEASILVTTRPSAIGRIPSKYVGRYGEICGFSDTNLQKLYFQLRLNQPDCGHGAGGVSATPAQRDHLVQMLSRNLEGHHQITAACFLPSYCWLVCATLHFLHAPIPPGQTLTSIYTSFLHLNFSGEMLDSTDPSKLSLMAYAARTMGKLAYEGVSSRKTYFSEEDVRGCLEAGIRTEEEFQLLHVFRRDALRFFLAPCVEPGHLGTFVFTVPAMQEYLAALYIVLGLRKTTLQRVGKEVAELMGRVGEDVGLVLGIVAKLLPLRALPLLFNLLKVVPRVFGRVVGKSREAVAQAMVLEMFREEDYYNDDVLDQMGASILGVEGPRRHPDEPTEDEVFELFPMFMGGLLSAHNRVLLAQLGCPIKTLYALENAQAIKKKLGKLGRQVLPPSELLDHLFFHYEFQNQRFSAEVLGSLHQLNLAGVRMTPLKCTVVATVLGSGRHALDEVNLASCQLDPAGLRTLRPVFLRARKLGLQLNSLGPEACRDLRDLLLHDQCQVTTLRLSNNPLTAVGVALLVEGLAGNTSLKHLSLLHTGLGDEGLELLAAQLDRNQQLQELNVAYNGAGDTAALALAKAAREHPSLELLHLYFNELSSECRQALRDLGSTPEGSARVVVSLTEGTAVSEYWSVILGEVQRNLNSWDRGRVRRHLELLLRDLEDNQGATLNPWRKAQLLRVEGEVRALLEQLGGPRG; the protein is encoded by the exons GGCCTTTATACGCCATCATGGAAGCTCAGCGGGCAGTGGTCCCCCATCAGGGAGGCACGGACAGTTGTTCCAGGGCGTCGCTGCAGCTG AAGCTATCCAGCGGCACCGCCAGAACCTGGCCGAGTGGTTCAGCCGGCTGCCCAGGGAAGAGCGCCAGTTCGGCCCAACCTTTGCACTAGACACGGTCCATGTAGACCCTGTGATCCGCGAGAGCACCCCTGATGAGCTGCTTCGCCCACTGGCTGAGCTGGCCCTGGAGCATCAGCCACCCTCTGCTGGGCTCCCCCCACTGGCCCTGTCTCAGCTCTTTGACCCAGATGCCTGTGGGCGCCGCGTGCAGACGGTGGTGCTCTATGGGACAGTGGGCACAGGCAAGAGCACGCTGGTGCGCAAGATGGTCCTGGACTGGTGTTACGGGCGGCTGCCAGCCTTCAAGCTGCTGATCCCCTTCTCCTGCGAGGACCTGTCATCCCTGGGCCCTGCGCCGACCTCCTTGTGCCGGCTTGTGGCCCAGCGCTACACACCCCTGAAGGAGATAATGCCTCTGATGGCCGCTGCCGGTTCCCGCCTGCTCTTTGTGCTCCACGGCTTGGAGCACCTCAACCTTGATTTCCAGTTGGCGGGCACGGGGCTTTGCAGTGATCCGGAGGAGTTGGAGGCGCCAGCTGCCATCATCGTCAACCTGCTACGCAAATACATGTTGCCCGAG GCCAGCATTCTGGTGACCACCCGGCCCTCTGCCATCGGCCGCATCCCCAGCAAGTATGTGGGCCGCTATGGCGAGATCTGTGGCTTCTCTGATACCAACCTACAGAAGCTCTACTTCCAGCTCCGCCTCAACCAGCCAGACTGTGGGCACGGAGCTGGGGGGGTCTCAGCCACGCCGGCTCAGCGTGACCACCTGGTGCAGATGCTCTCCCGGAACCTGGAGGGGCACCACCAGATCACCGCTGCCTGCTTCCTGCCCTCCTATTGCTGGCTTGTCTGTGCCACCCTGCACTTCCTGCACGCTCCCATACCACCTGGCCAGACCCTCACGAGCATCTACACCAGCTTCCTGCATCTAAACTTCAGTGGGGAGATGCTGGACAGCACTGACCCCTCCAAGTTGTCCCTGATGGCCTATGCAGCCCGAACCATGGGCAAGTTGGCCTACGAGGGGGTGTCCTCCCGCAAGACGTACTTCTCTGAAGAGGATGTCCGTGGCTGCCTGGAAGCTGGCATCCGGACGGAAGAGGAGTTTCAGCTGCTGCATGTGTTCCGCCGGGATGCCCTGAGGTTCTTTCTGGCCCCGTGCGTGGAGCCAGGGCACCTGGGTACCTTCGTGTTCACTGTGCCCGCCATGCAGGAATACCTGGCCGCCCTCTACATTGTGCTGGGTTTGCGGAAGACGACTCTGCAGCGAGTGGGCAAGGAAGTGGCCGAGCTCATGGGCCGTGTCGGGGAGGATGTCGGCCTGGTCCTGGGCATCGTGGCCAAGCTGCTGCCCCTGCGGGCCCTGCCCCTGCTCTTCAACCTGCTCAAG GTGGTTCCACGTGTGTTCGGGCGTGTGGTAGGTAAGAGCCGCGAGGCAGTGGCCCAGGCCATGGTGCTGGAGATGTTCCGAGAGGAGGACTACTACAACGACGACGTCCTCGACCAGATGGGTGCCAGTATCCTGGGTGTGGAGGGCCCCCGGCGCCACCCGGACGAGCCCACAGAGGATGAGGTGTTTGAGCTTTTCCCCATGTTCATGGGCGGGCTTCTCTCTGCCCATAACCGGGTACTGCTGGCTCAGCTCGGCTGCCCTATCAAGACCCTGTATGCCCTGGAGAATGCCCAGGCCATCAAGAAGAAGCTGGGCAAGCTGGGCCGGCAGGTGCTGCCCCCCTCGGAGCTCCTTGACCACCTCTTCTTCCACTATGAGTTCCAGAATCAGCGCTTCTCTGCCGAGGTGCTCGGCTCCCTGCACCAGCTCAACCTGGCGGGCGTGCGCATGACACCCCTCAAGTGCACGGTGGTGGCAACCGTACTGGGCAGTGGAAGGCACGCCCTGGACGAGGTGAACTTGGCCTCCTGCCAACTGGACCCTGCCGGGCTGCGCACGCTCAGGCCTGTCTTCCTGCGTGCCCGGAAGCTGGG CTTGCAACTCAACAGCCTGGGCCCCGAGGCCTGCAGGGACCTCCGAGACTTGCTGCTGCATGACCAGTGCCAAGTTACCACCCTGCG GCTGTCCAACAACCCCCTCACGGCGGTGGGTGTGGCCCTGCTGGTGGAGGGGCTGGCGGGAAACACCTCGCTGAAACACCTGTCTCTGCTGCACACGGGCCTTGGGGACGAGGGCCTGGAGCTGCTGGCTGCCCAGCTAGACCGTAACCAGCAGCTACAGGAGCTGAATGTGGCCTACAACGGCGCTGGCGACACAGCGGCCCTGGCCTTAGCCAAGGCTGCCCGGGAGCACCCTTCCCTGGAGCTGCTGCA CCTCTACTTCAATGAGCTGAGCTCAGAGTGCCGCCAGGCCCTGCGGGACTTGGGGAGCACCCCTGAGGGCAGTGCCCGGGTCGTGGTGTCGCTGACAGAGGGGACAGCAGTGTCCGAGTACTGGTCAGTGATCCTGGGTGAAGTCCAGCGGAACCTCAACAGCTGGGATCGGGGCCGGGTCCGGCGCCACCTGGAGCTTCTGCTACGGGATCTGGAAGATAACCAGGGAGCCACCCTTAATCCTTGGCGCAAAGCCCAGCTGCTTCGAGTGGAGGGTGAGGTCAGGGCCCTCCTGGAGCAGCTGGGAGGCCCTAGAGGCTGA
- the NLRX1 gene encoding NLR family member X1 isoform X2, whose amino-acid sequence MRWGCHLPRASWGPGLGRVLQPAEAIQRHRQNLAEWFSRLPREERQFGPTFALDTVHVDPVIRESTPDELLRPLAELALEHQPPSAGLPPLALSQLFDPDACGRRVQTVVLYGTVGTGKSTLVRKMVLDWCYGRLPAFKLLIPFSCEDLSSLGPAPTSLCRLVAQRYTPLKEIMPLMAAAGSRLLFVLHGLEHLNLDFQLAGTGLCSDPEELEAPAAIIVNLLRKYMLPEASILVTTRPSAIGRIPSKYVGRYGEICGFSDTNLQKLYFQLRLNQPDCGHGAGGVSATPAQRDHLVQMLSRNLEGHHQITAACFLPSYCWLVCATLHFLHAPIPPGQTLTSIYTSFLHLNFSGEMLDSTDPSKLSLMAYAARTMGKLAYEGVSSRKTYFSEEDVRGCLEAGIRTEEEFQLLHVFRRDALRFFLAPCVEPGHLGTFVFTVPAMQEYLAALYIVLGLRKTTLQRVGKEVAELMGRVGEDVGLVLGIVAKLLPLRALPLLFNLLKVVPRVFGRVVGKSREAVAQAMVLEMFREEDYYNDDVLDQMGASILGVEGPRRHPDEPTEDEVFELFPMFMGGLLSAHNRVLLAQLGCPIKTLYALENAQAIKKKLGKLGRQVLPPSELLDHLFFHYEFQNQRFSAEVLGSLHQLNLAGVRMTPLKCTVVATVLGSGRHALDEVNLASCQLDPAGLRTLRPVFLRARKLGLQLNSLGPEACRDLRDLLLHDQCQVTTLRLSNNPLTAVGVALLVEGLAGNTSLKHLSLLHTGLGDEGLELLAAQLDRNQQLQELNVAYNGAGDTAALALAKAAREHPSLELLHLYFNELSSECRQALRDLGSTPEGSARVVVSLTEGTAVSEYWSVILGEVQRNLNSWDRGRVRRHLELLLRDLEDNQGATLNPWRKAQLLRVEGEVRALLEQLGGPRG is encoded by the exons AAGCTATCCAGCGGCACCGCCAGAACCTGGCCGAGTGGTTCAGCCGGCTGCCCAGGGAAGAGCGCCAGTTCGGCCCAACCTTTGCACTAGACACGGTCCATGTAGACCCTGTGATCCGCGAGAGCACCCCTGATGAGCTGCTTCGCCCACTGGCTGAGCTGGCCCTGGAGCATCAGCCACCCTCTGCTGGGCTCCCCCCACTGGCCCTGTCTCAGCTCTTTGACCCAGATGCCTGTGGGCGCCGCGTGCAGACGGTGGTGCTCTATGGGACAGTGGGCACAGGCAAGAGCACGCTGGTGCGCAAGATGGTCCTGGACTGGTGTTACGGGCGGCTGCCAGCCTTCAAGCTGCTGATCCCCTTCTCCTGCGAGGACCTGTCATCCCTGGGCCCTGCGCCGACCTCCTTGTGCCGGCTTGTGGCCCAGCGCTACACACCCCTGAAGGAGATAATGCCTCTGATGGCCGCTGCCGGTTCCCGCCTGCTCTTTGTGCTCCACGGCTTGGAGCACCTCAACCTTGATTTCCAGTTGGCGGGCACGGGGCTTTGCAGTGATCCGGAGGAGTTGGAGGCGCCAGCTGCCATCATCGTCAACCTGCTACGCAAATACATGTTGCCCGAG GCCAGCATTCTGGTGACCACCCGGCCCTCTGCCATCGGCCGCATCCCCAGCAAGTATGTGGGCCGCTATGGCGAGATCTGTGGCTTCTCTGATACCAACCTACAGAAGCTCTACTTCCAGCTCCGCCTCAACCAGCCAGACTGTGGGCACGGAGCTGGGGGGGTCTCAGCCACGCCGGCTCAGCGTGACCACCTGGTGCAGATGCTCTCCCGGAACCTGGAGGGGCACCACCAGATCACCGCTGCCTGCTTCCTGCCCTCCTATTGCTGGCTTGTCTGTGCCACCCTGCACTTCCTGCACGCTCCCATACCACCTGGCCAGACCCTCACGAGCATCTACACCAGCTTCCTGCATCTAAACTTCAGTGGGGAGATGCTGGACAGCACTGACCCCTCCAAGTTGTCCCTGATGGCCTATGCAGCCCGAACCATGGGCAAGTTGGCCTACGAGGGGGTGTCCTCCCGCAAGACGTACTTCTCTGAAGAGGATGTCCGTGGCTGCCTGGAAGCTGGCATCCGGACGGAAGAGGAGTTTCAGCTGCTGCATGTGTTCCGCCGGGATGCCCTGAGGTTCTTTCTGGCCCCGTGCGTGGAGCCAGGGCACCTGGGTACCTTCGTGTTCACTGTGCCCGCCATGCAGGAATACCTGGCCGCCCTCTACATTGTGCTGGGTTTGCGGAAGACGACTCTGCAGCGAGTGGGCAAGGAAGTGGCCGAGCTCATGGGCCGTGTCGGGGAGGATGTCGGCCTGGTCCTGGGCATCGTGGCCAAGCTGCTGCCCCTGCGGGCCCTGCCCCTGCTCTTCAACCTGCTCAAG GTGGTTCCACGTGTGTTCGGGCGTGTGGTAGGTAAGAGCCGCGAGGCAGTGGCCCAGGCCATGGTGCTGGAGATGTTCCGAGAGGAGGACTACTACAACGACGACGTCCTCGACCAGATGGGTGCCAGTATCCTGGGTGTGGAGGGCCCCCGGCGCCACCCGGACGAGCCCACAGAGGATGAGGTGTTTGAGCTTTTCCCCATGTTCATGGGCGGGCTTCTCTCTGCCCATAACCGGGTACTGCTGGCTCAGCTCGGCTGCCCTATCAAGACCCTGTATGCCCTGGAGAATGCCCAGGCCATCAAGAAGAAGCTGGGCAAGCTGGGCCGGCAGGTGCTGCCCCCCTCGGAGCTCCTTGACCACCTCTTCTTCCACTATGAGTTCCAGAATCAGCGCTTCTCTGCCGAGGTGCTCGGCTCCCTGCACCAGCTCAACCTGGCGGGCGTGCGCATGACACCCCTCAAGTGCACGGTGGTGGCAACCGTACTGGGCAGTGGAAGGCACGCCCTGGACGAGGTGAACTTGGCCTCCTGCCAACTGGACCCTGCCGGGCTGCGCACGCTCAGGCCTGTCTTCCTGCGTGCCCGGAAGCTGGG CTTGCAACTCAACAGCCTGGGCCCCGAGGCCTGCAGGGACCTCCGAGACTTGCTGCTGCATGACCAGTGCCAAGTTACCACCCTGCG GCTGTCCAACAACCCCCTCACGGCGGTGGGTGTGGCCCTGCTGGTGGAGGGGCTGGCGGGAAACACCTCGCTGAAACACCTGTCTCTGCTGCACACGGGCCTTGGGGACGAGGGCCTGGAGCTGCTGGCTGCCCAGCTAGACCGTAACCAGCAGCTACAGGAGCTGAATGTGGCCTACAACGGCGCTGGCGACACAGCGGCCCTGGCCTTAGCCAAGGCTGCCCGGGAGCACCCTTCCCTGGAGCTGCTGCA CCTCTACTTCAATGAGCTGAGCTCAGAGTGCCGCCAGGCCCTGCGGGACTTGGGGAGCACCCCTGAGGGCAGTGCCCGGGTCGTGGTGTCGCTGACAGAGGGGACAGCAGTGTCCGAGTACTGGTCAGTGATCCTGGGTGAAGTCCAGCGGAACCTCAACAGCTGGGATCGGGGCCGGGTCCGGCGCCACCTGGAGCTTCTGCTACGGGATCTGGAAGATAACCAGGGAGCCACCCTTAATCCTTGGCGCAAAGCCCAGCTGCTTCGAGTGGAGGGTGAGGTCAGGGCCCTCCTGGAGCAGCTGGGAGGCCCTAGAGGCTGA
- the NHERF4 gene encoding Na(+)/H(+) exchange regulatory cofactor NHE-RF4 isoform X2: MEAAADLQDTASLAPKFEFNPKLGIDNPVLSLAEDHEPSDLWSLERPRFYLLNREEGRSFGFHLQHQRGRAGHVVCRVEPGTSAQRQGLREGDWILGVNNHVVEHEDYSVVIRRIRASGPRVLLTVLAQHVHEVARAQRGNGAHLCPTLGRGVRPRLCHIVKDEGGFGFSITQGHRGPFWLVLSTGGAAEQAGVPHGARLLEVNGLWQSGKQVTLLVAGPEVEEQCRRLGMPLAAPLAEGWALPTKPRCLHLEKGPQGFGFVLREEKGLDGRLGQFLWEVDPGLPAEKAGMQAGDRLVAVAGESVEGLGHEETVSKIRAQGSCVSLIVVDPEADRFFNMVRLSPLLFLESTEAPDSPQDTSSASLVETKDPPVEDTTVPRGFHQCFLYPGPGGSYGFRLSCVASGPHLFISQVTLGGSAARAGLQMGDVILEVNGYPMGGENDLERLQQLAEAEPPLCLKLAARSQQGLEGWVPPGSGEDWAVAPDLL; the protein is encoded by the exons ATGGAGGCAGCTGCAG ATCTTCAGGACACAGCTTCCTTGGCCCC GAAGTTTGAGTTTAACCCCAAACTGGGCATTGATAATCCTGTGCTCTCCCTGGCTGAAGACCACGAGCCCTCTG ATCTCTGGAGCCTAGAACGACCTCGCTTCTATCTGTTGAACAGAGAGGAGGGCAGGAGTTTTGGCTTCCACTTGCAGCATCAGCGGGGCAGGGCTGGGCATGTGGTGTGCAGGGTGGAGCCAGGCACCTCTGCCCAGCGCCAGGGTCTTCGGGAAGGAGACTGGATCCTGGGGGTGAACAACCATGTTGTGGAACATGAAGACTATTCAGTG GTGATACGCCGCATCCGGGCCAGCGGTCCTCGGGTGTTGCTGACGGTTTTGGCGCAGCACGTGCATGAGGTGGCCCGAGCTCAGCGGGGGAACGGTGCCCACCTCTGTCCCACTCTCGGCCGAGGGGTCCGGCCTCGGCTGTGCCACATAGTGAAAGACGAGGGTGGCTTTGGCTTCAGTATCACCCAAG GACATCGGGGTCCTTTCTGGTTAGTGCTGAGCACTGGAGGAGCGGCTGAGCAGGCAGGAGTGCCCCATGGGGCCCGACTGCTAGAAGTGAATGGG CTTTGGCAGAGTGGCAAGCAGGTGACCCTGCTAGTGGCAGGGCCAGAGGTGGAGGAACAGTGTCGCCGGCTGGGAATGCCCCTGGCTGCACCCCTGGCAGAGGGCTGGGCACTGCCCACCAAGCCCCGCTGTCTGCATCTAGAGAAAGGGCCCCAGGGCTTCGGGTTCGTGCTCCGAGAGGAGAAGGGGCTTGACGGTCGGCTCG GTCAGTTCCTGTGGGAGGTGGACCCAGGACTGCCCGCGGAGAAGGCCGGGATGCAGGCTGGGGACCGGCTGGTGGCTGTGGCTGGGGAGAGCGTGGAAGGGCTGGGCCATGAAGAGACAGTGTCCAAGATCCGGGCGCAGGGCTCCTGCGTCTCGCTCATTGTCGTCGATCCCGAGGCTGACCGCTTCTTCAACATG GTTCGCTTGTCCCCACTTCTCTTCTTGGAGAGCACAGAGGCTCCTGACTCTCCCCAGGATACCAGCTCAGCCTCTCTGGTTGAGACCAAGGACCCACCAGTTGAAGACACAACCGTCCCACGCGGCTTCCACCAGTGCTTCCTGTACCCTGGGCCTGGCGGTAGCTATGGCTTCCGACTCAGCTGTGTGGCCAGTGGGCCTCATCTCTTCATCTCCCAG GTGACCCTAGGAGGCTCAGCTGCCAGGGCAGGACTGCAAATGGGAGATGTGATTCTGGAGGTGAACGGGTATCCCATGGGCGGAGAGAATGACCTGGAAAGACTTCAGCAGCTGGCTGAGGCGGAGCCACCCCTGTGCCTGAAGCTGGCGGCCAGATCTCAGCAGGGCTTGGAAGGCTGGGTCCCCCCAGGGTCTGGCGAG GACTGGGCTGTAGCCCCAGATCTACTGTAG
- the NHERF4 gene encoding Na(+)/H(+) exchange regulatory cofactor NHE-RF4 isoform X1 — protein MEAAADLQDTASLAPKFEFNPKLGIDNPVLSLAEDHEPSDLWSLERPRFYLLNREEGRSFGFHLQHQRGRAGHVVCRVEPGTSAQRQGLREGDWILGVNNHVVEHEDYSVVIRRIRASGPRVLLTVLAQHVHEVARAQRGNGAHLCPTLGRGVRPRLCHIVKDEGGFGFSITQGHRGPFWLVLSTGGAAEQAGVPHGARLLEVNGVSVEQFTSNQLSKKLWQSGKQVTLLVAGPEVEEQCRRLGMPLAAPLAEGWALPTKPRCLHLEKGPQGFGFVLREEKGLDGRLGQFLWEVDPGLPAEKAGMQAGDRLVAVAGESVEGLGHEETVSKIRAQGSCVSLIVVDPEADRFFNMVRLSPLLFLESTEAPDSPQDTSSASLVETKDPPVEDTTVPRGFHQCFLYPGPGGSYGFRLSCVASGPHLFISQVTLGGSAARAGLQMGDVILEVNGYPMGGENDLERLQQLAEAEPPLCLKLAARSQQGLEGWVPPGSGEDWAVAPDLL, from the exons ATGGAGGCAGCTGCAG ATCTTCAGGACACAGCTTCCTTGGCCCC GAAGTTTGAGTTTAACCCCAAACTGGGCATTGATAATCCTGTGCTCTCCCTGGCTGAAGACCACGAGCCCTCTG ATCTCTGGAGCCTAGAACGACCTCGCTTCTATCTGTTGAACAGAGAGGAGGGCAGGAGTTTTGGCTTCCACTTGCAGCATCAGCGGGGCAGGGCTGGGCATGTGGTGTGCAGGGTGGAGCCAGGCACCTCTGCCCAGCGCCAGGGTCTTCGGGAAGGAGACTGGATCCTGGGGGTGAACAACCATGTTGTGGAACATGAAGACTATTCAGTG GTGATACGCCGCATCCGGGCCAGCGGTCCTCGGGTGTTGCTGACGGTTTTGGCGCAGCACGTGCATGAGGTGGCCCGAGCTCAGCGGGGGAACGGTGCCCACCTCTGTCCCACTCTCGGCCGAGGGGTCCGGCCTCGGCTGTGCCACATAGTGAAAGACGAGGGTGGCTTTGGCTTCAGTATCACCCAAG GACATCGGGGTCCTTTCTGGTTAGTGCTGAGCACTGGAGGAGCGGCTGAGCAGGCAGGAGTGCCCCATGGGGCCCGACTGCTAGAAGTGAATGGGGTCAGCGTGGAGCAGTTCACGAGTAACCAACTCAGCAAGAAG CTTTGGCAGAGTGGCAAGCAGGTGACCCTGCTAGTGGCAGGGCCAGAGGTGGAGGAACAGTGTCGCCGGCTGGGAATGCCCCTGGCTGCACCCCTGGCAGAGGGCTGGGCACTGCCCACCAAGCCCCGCTGTCTGCATCTAGAGAAAGGGCCCCAGGGCTTCGGGTTCGTGCTCCGAGAGGAGAAGGGGCTTGACGGTCGGCTCG GTCAGTTCCTGTGGGAGGTGGACCCAGGACTGCCCGCGGAGAAGGCCGGGATGCAGGCTGGGGACCGGCTGGTGGCTGTGGCTGGGGAGAGCGTGGAAGGGCTGGGCCATGAAGAGACAGTGTCCAAGATCCGGGCGCAGGGCTCCTGCGTCTCGCTCATTGTCGTCGATCCCGAGGCTGACCGCTTCTTCAACATG GTTCGCTTGTCCCCACTTCTCTTCTTGGAGAGCACAGAGGCTCCTGACTCTCCCCAGGATACCAGCTCAGCCTCTCTGGTTGAGACCAAGGACCCACCAGTTGAAGACACAACCGTCCCACGCGGCTTCCACCAGTGCTTCCTGTACCCTGGGCCTGGCGGTAGCTATGGCTTCCGACTCAGCTGTGTGGCCAGTGGGCCTCATCTCTTCATCTCCCAG GTGACCCTAGGAGGCTCAGCTGCCAGGGCAGGACTGCAAATGGGAGATGTGATTCTGGAGGTGAACGGGTATCCCATGGGCGGAGAGAATGACCTGGAAAGACTTCAGCAGCTGGCTGAGGCGGAGCCACCCCTGTGCCTGAAGCTGGCGGCCAGATCTCAGCAGGGCTTGGAAGGCTGGGTCCCCCCAGGGTCTGGCGAG GACTGGGCTGTAGCCCCAGATCTACTGTAG
- the DRC12 gene encoding LOW QUALITY PROTEIN: dynein regulatory complex protein 12 (The sequence of the model RefSeq protein was modified relative to this genomic sequence to represent the inferred CDS: substituted 1 base at 1 genomic stop codon), translating to PKTKERGTKAGTQKKERNAAVDVETESMHRLALLEKXLLQDHLALWRDEARRAKVSEDQLKQRIQGLEAELEGAWSEGKAIYAEMRCQCCTLQEAMETHSRQLEEEVRGLREQLEMCQREAEATQRGTVQAIGEWDRTLAQVRDHVADMGAKYEEILHDSLDWLSAKLRAVKPQGDGAVLRLHARHNEQLCQFGLNPLDL from the exons CctaagaccaaagaaagagggaCAAAAGCTGGGAcacagaagaaggaaaggaatgcAGCTGTTG ATGTGGAGACTGAATCCATGCACAGGCTGGCACTGCTGGAAAAGTAGCTGCTCCAAGACCACTTGG CTCTGTGGAGGGATGAGGCCCGCCGAGCCAAGGTTTCTGAAGACCAGCTGAAGCAGAGGATACAAGGACTGGAGGCTGAACTGGAGGGGGCCTGGAGTGAAGGGAAGGCCATATATGCAG AGATGAGATGTCAGTGCTGCACCCTGCAGGAGGCGATGGAGACCCACAGCAGGCAGCTGGAGGAGGAAGTGAGGGGCCTTCGGGAGCAGTT AGAGATGTGCCAGAGGGAGGCTGAGGCTACACAGAGAGGGACCGTGCAGGCCATTGGAGAGTGGGACCGAACTCTGGCTCAGGTTCGGGACCACGTGGCAGACATGGGGGCCAAATATGAGGAAATCTTACAT GACAGCCTGGACTGGCTCTCGGCCAAACTGAGAGCCGTCAAGCCTCAGGGGGACGGGGCTGTGCTGAGACTCCACGCCCGGCACAATGAACAGCTCTGCCAGTTTGGACTCAACCCCCTGGATCTTTGA